The following proteins are co-located in the Microbacterium sp. Clip185 genome:
- a CDS encoding long-chain-fatty-acid--CoA ligase — MTTDATTAGSPLEARPWIASYADGVPAEIEPVTETLVDLLDASVARYGERVALEFYGAETTYAELGEQVSRAANALRKLGVQAGDRVALILPNCPQHVVAFYAALRIGAIVVEHNPLYTPRELRHQFEVHGAVVAIVWDKVADTVAEFPEDVAPSAIVSVRVPDALPLGKRLALRLPVAKARETREAMTTRPRARGLLEWSDFVRVRKLPRKWPKPRLDDTALLQLTSGTTGMPKAAILSHRNLRSNAAQGRAWVPGLTEGGEVFYAVLPLFHAYGLTLCLTFAISLGARVVLFPKFDVDAVIAASAKSKPTFLPAVPPIYDALSRASTRKGVDLSSIRFAISGATSLPVPTVTRWEEATGGLLVEGYGMTETSPVALGNPIGPSRRPGTVGVPFPSTEIRVVDPDDPRVDRAAGEAGELLIRGPQVFQGYWQQPDETAAVLLPGGWLRTGDIVTVSEDGFVTVIDRVKELIITGGFNVSPTEVEQVLLLHPDVAEAAVVGIPRPSGGEDVVAAIVVREGAVFDAAALRDFARTHVTTYKVPKRIVQVEDLPRSQIGKVLRRVVRERLSAR, encoded by the coding sequence ATGACCACGGACGCGACGACCGCCGGCTCGCCGCTCGAGGCCCGCCCCTGGATCGCTTCCTACGCCGACGGCGTGCCGGCGGAGATCGAACCCGTCACCGAGACGCTCGTCGACCTTCTCGACGCGTCCGTCGCGCGCTACGGCGAACGGGTCGCGCTGGAGTTCTACGGTGCCGAGACGACATACGCCGAGTTGGGGGAGCAGGTCTCACGCGCTGCCAACGCGCTGCGCAAGCTGGGTGTGCAGGCCGGAGACCGGGTCGCGCTCATCCTGCCGAACTGTCCGCAGCACGTGGTCGCGTTCTACGCGGCGCTGCGCATCGGGGCGATCGTCGTGGAGCACAACCCGCTCTACACTCCGCGTGAGCTGCGCCACCAGTTCGAGGTGCACGGCGCGGTGGTCGCCATCGTCTGGGACAAGGTCGCGGACACCGTCGCCGAGTTCCCCGAGGATGTCGCGCCCTCGGCCATCGTCTCCGTGCGTGTGCCGGACGCACTTCCCCTCGGCAAGCGTCTGGCACTGCGGCTCCCGGTGGCCAAAGCTCGCGAGACGCGCGAGGCCATGACCACCCGCCCGCGTGCCCGCGGCCTGCTCGAGTGGTCCGATTTCGTGCGCGTGCGCAAGCTCCCGCGCAAGTGGCCGAAGCCGCGTCTGGACGACACCGCACTGCTGCAGCTGACCAGCGGCACGACGGGCATGCCCAAGGCCGCGATCCTCTCGCACCGCAACCTTCGCTCCAACGCTGCGCAGGGGCGCGCGTGGGTTCCAGGGCTCACGGAAGGCGGCGAGGTGTTCTACGCCGTGCTGCCGCTGTTCCACGCGTACGGGCTCACCCTCTGCCTCACGTTCGCGATCTCGCTGGGTGCGCGCGTCGTGCTCTTCCCGAAGTTCGACGTGGATGCGGTCATCGCCGCATCCGCGAAATCGAAGCCCACGTTCCTGCCCGCCGTGCCGCCGATCTACGACGCCCTCTCGCGGGCGAGTACCCGCAAGGGCGTCGATCTCTCCAGCATCCGCTTCGCCATCTCCGGGGCGACGAGCCTCCCGGTGCCGACGGTGACGCGCTGGGAGGAGGCGACGGGCGGGCTTCTCGTGGAGGGGTACGGCATGACCGAGACCTCGCCGGTCGCGCTCGGCAACCCGATCGGGCCCTCGCGGCGCCCCGGCACCGTGGGCGTCCCGTTCCCGAGCACCGAGATCCGGGTCGTCGATCCCGACGATCCGCGCGTCGACCGGGCCGCCGGAGAGGCGGGCGAGCTGCTCATCCGCGGCCCGCAGGTGTTCCAGGGCTACTGGCAGCAGCCGGACGAGACCGCGGCCGTGCTCCTTCCCGGAGGCTGGCTGCGCACCGGCGACATCGTGACGGTGAGCGAGGACGGCTTCGTCACGGTGATCGACCGCGTGAAAGAACTGATCATCACCGGAGGCTTCAACGTCAGCCCGACCGAGGTCGAACAGGTGCTCCTGCTGCATCCGGATGTGGCCGAAGCGGCCGTTGTCGGCATCCCCCGTCCCTCCGGCGGTGAGGATGTGGTGGCCGCGATCGTCGTCCGAGAAGGGGCGGTCTTCGACGCGGCCGCGCTGCGGGACTTCGCGCGCACGCACGTGACGACGTACAAGGTGCCCAAGCGGATCGTCCAGGTGGAGGACCTGCCGCGCTCGCAGATCGGCAAGGTGCTGCGCCGCGTCGTCCGCGAGCGCCTCTCGGCCCGCTGA
- the pgl gene encoding 6-phosphogluconolactonase, translated as MTYGSITTLPQAADVAAEAARDAVRTLGAAIDAHGSAVWVLAGGSSPMAAYAILAAQDADAIDWSKVTVLIGDERSVPISDPQSNWGTIAPALLEKPGFDTMVQLRPDTEVDEDESARRYAAAIAALPKTDEGAPRLDLVWLGVGEDGHTLSLFPGHPDFRPVDELVIPVHNSPKPPPTRITLTLKALDGAQRVVVFATGAGKKDALAEALAEGKLPIAVVAAHVTAAGGSVQWLFDEAAAG; from the coding sequence GTGACCTACGGTTCGATCACCACCCTCCCGCAGGCTGCGGACGTTGCCGCCGAGGCGGCCCGTGACGCGGTCCGTACGCTCGGCGCCGCGATCGACGCGCACGGCAGCGCCGTGTGGGTGCTCGCCGGAGGCAGCTCGCCCATGGCGGCCTACGCGATCCTCGCGGCCCAGGATGCGGACGCGATCGATTGGTCGAAGGTCACGGTTCTGATCGGCGACGAGCGCTCGGTGCCCATCAGCGACCCGCAGTCGAACTGGGGGACGATCGCCCCCGCGCTCCTCGAGAAGCCCGGCTTCGACACCATGGTGCAGCTGCGTCCGGATACCGAGGTCGACGAGGACGAATCAGCGCGCCGGTACGCCGCGGCGATCGCGGCGCTGCCGAAGACGGATGAGGGTGCTCCCCGCCTGGACCTGGTCTGGCTCGGCGTCGGAGAAGACGGTCACACCCTGTCGCTCTTCCCCGGCCACCCCGACTTCCGCCCGGTCGACGAACTCGTGATCCCCGTCCACAACTCTCCCAAGCCGCCGCCCACGCGCATCACGCTCACGCTGAAAGCCCTCGACGGCGCACAGCGCGTGGTCGTCTTCGCCACTGGCGCCGGCAAGAAGGATGCGCTGGCAGAAGCGCTCGCGGAGGGGAAGCTGCCGATCGCGGTCGTCGCAGCCCACGTCACCGCCGCCGGCGGATCGGTGCAGTGGCTGTTCGACGAGGCAGCGGCCGGCTGA
- a CDS encoding alpha/beta fold hydrolase, with protein sequence MELHLGSLPVALTPLGSAEGRPALVIPGGPCRPPEYLTDFAGIGDLHPLVVLHPRGTPASGGLSRGWWTDAEDVVAAIDALGLDVVDIVGHSAGTRLALAVATRFPDRVRSLALVTPPATWLTGTAYDGDDLVALREDAEGIAGYASILNDEPETQEAFEEVFHRQAPATYARWTATEEAHASIGRMSLAAAEAWFQDIPADAVELIRTASLPPTLVVGGDVDLLTGRRPVAEYAATLGARLAMISDCGHYPWVEKPAEFRRILDEWLNTGG encoded by the coding sequence GTGGAACTCCATCTCGGCTCCCTGCCCGTCGCCCTCACCCCGCTCGGTTCGGCGGAGGGCCGCCCGGCCCTGGTCATCCCCGGCGGACCGTGCCGACCACCCGAGTACCTCACCGACTTCGCCGGCATCGGCGACCTCCATCCCCTCGTCGTCCTCCACCCGCGCGGCACGCCCGCATCGGGTGGCCTCTCCCGAGGCTGGTGGACGGACGCCGAGGACGTCGTAGCGGCGATCGACGCGCTCGGCCTCGACGTGGTCGACATCGTCGGCCACTCGGCGGGCACGCGCCTCGCGCTCGCGGTCGCGACCCGGTTCCCCGACCGCGTCCGTTCCCTCGCGCTGGTGACACCTCCCGCGACCTGGCTGACCGGCACCGCGTACGACGGCGACGACCTTGTCGCGCTCCGAGAGGACGCCGAGGGCATCGCGGGGTACGCGTCGATCCTGAACGACGAGCCCGAGACCCAGGAAGCGTTCGAGGAGGTGTTCCACCGGCAGGCGCCCGCCACCTACGCACGATGGACGGCGACCGAGGAGGCGCACGCGAGCATCGGGCGGATGAGTCTGGCAGCGGCGGAGGCCTGGTTCCAAGACATCCCCGCCGATGCCGTCGAGCTCATCCGCACCGCATCTCTGCCACCCACGCTCGTCGTCGGCGGAGACGTCGACCTGCTCACGGGCCGGCGACCCGTTGCGGAGTATGCCGCGACGCTGGGTGCCCGCCTCGCCATGATCAGCGATTGCGGCCACTACCCGTGGGTGGAGAAGCCGGCGGAGTTCCGCCGCATCCTCGATGAGTGGCTCAACACAGGGGGCTGA
- a CDS encoding ArsR/SmtB family transcription factor, with the protein MTTVLNRATATHTAALARLGHALSDPTRAGVLLALREAPAYPSDLADALGVSRQVMSNQLACLRGCGLVEAIPEGRRTWYRLADSHLAPALDELLKVVLYVEPGCCAGETCRCA; encoded by the coding sequence ATGACCACCGTGCTCAACCGCGCCACCGCGACGCACACCGCGGCTCTGGCGCGACTCGGACACGCCCTCTCGGACCCGACCCGCGCAGGTGTCCTCCTGGCCCTCCGCGAGGCCCCGGCGTACCCGTCCGACCTCGCCGACGCCCTCGGAGTCTCGCGCCAGGTCATGTCGAACCAGCTCGCGTGCCTGCGCGGATGCGGCCTGGTCGAAGCGATCCCTGAAGGGCGTCGCACCTGGTACCGCCTCGCCGACAGCCACCTCGCTCCCGCCCTGGACGAGCTGCTGAAGGTCGTCCTCTATGTCGAACCGGGCTGCTGCGCCGGCGAGACCTGTCGGTGCGCATGA
- a CDS encoding cation transporter — protein sequence MSTPATPSTGRLRVLQRRIRWIVTATIAYNVVEATVALAAGAAASSAALVAFGLDSTIEVLSAAAVAWQFTRRDPERWERGTLRVIAVAFFALAMYVVASSAWALTTRVEAEHSLIGIILTALSVVIMPFLSLAERRAGREAGSATAVADAAQTLLCTYLSAAVLLGLVLNSAFGWWWADAVAGLVIAAFALREGVEAWRGDACATSVGMVLENEP from the coding sequence ATGAGCACACCCGCGACTCCGAGCACGGGGCGCCTGCGCGTGCTGCAGCGCCGCATCCGCTGGATCGTGACCGCGACGATCGCCTACAACGTGGTCGAAGCGACCGTCGCTCTCGCGGCCGGCGCCGCCGCATCCTCCGCAGCTCTCGTGGCGTTCGGCCTGGACTCGACGATCGAGGTGCTCTCCGCGGCGGCGGTCGCGTGGCAGTTCACCCGCCGCGACCCCGAGCGCTGGGAGCGCGGCACGCTTCGCGTGATCGCCGTCGCGTTCTTCGCGCTCGCGATGTACGTCGTCGCGTCGTCGGCGTGGGCGCTGACGACGCGCGTCGAAGCGGAGCACTCCCTCATCGGCATCATCCTCACGGCTCTGAGCGTGGTGATCATGCCGTTCCTCTCGCTCGCCGAGCGACGCGCGGGCCGCGAAGCCGGCTCCGCCACGGCTGTCGCAGACGCCGCCCAGACGCTTCTGTGCACCTATCTCTCGGCAGCCGTCCTGCTCGGACTCGTGCTCAACAGCGCATTCGGATGGTGGTGGGCCGACGCGGTCGCCGGTCTCGTGATCGCCGCGTTCGCGCTTCGAGAGGGTGTCGAGGCGTGGCGAGGCGATGCCTGCGCAACCTCGGTCGGGATGGTGCTCGAGAACGAGCCCTGA
- a CDS encoding LysE family translocator: MIPFENLLAFVVTSVVIIVIPGPSVLFVIGRSIALGRRAGVLSVVGNALGTVPAVVAVAFGVGAIVASSVVAFTIIKIAGAGYLVWLGIQAIRHRRARVDGVDRAPVSTFTLLRQGFIVGLTNPKTIAFFVAVLPQFVDPASGAVWMQLLLLGLIFQTLALVCDSVWALAAGTARAWFARSPRRISTLSGAGGVMMIGLGGVLAVSGSKS; encoded by the coding sequence ATGATCCCGTTCGAGAACCTCCTCGCCTTCGTCGTGACGTCGGTGGTGATCATCGTGATCCCGGGCCCGAGCGTGCTGTTCGTGATCGGGCGATCGATCGCGCTCGGGCGTCGCGCGGGTGTTCTCAGCGTGGTCGGCAACGCCCTCGGCACGGTGCCCGCGGTCGTGGCGGTCGCCTTCGGTGTCGGAGCGATCGTCGCCTCATCCGTCGTGGCATTCACGATCATCAAGATCGCCGGAGCGGGGTACCTCGTGTGGCTCGGCATTCAGGCGATCCGTCACCGCCGAGCCCGCGTGGACGGCGTCGACCGCGCCCCGGTTTCCACCTTCACGCTGCTGCGCCAGGGCTTCATCGTGGGGTTGACGAACCCCAAGACGATCGCGTTCTTCGTCGCGGTCCTCCCGCAATTCGTCGACCCGGCTTCCGGGGCGGTGTGGATGCAGCTGCTGCTGCTGGGGCTGATCTTCCAGACGCTCGCCCTGGTGTGCGACAGCGTGTGGGCGCTCGCCGCGGGCACGGCGCGCGCCTGGTTCGCCCGTTCGCCGCGCCGCATCTCCACTCTCTCCGGAGCCGGGGGCGTCATGATGATCGGCCTCGGCGGGGTGCTCGCGGTCAGCGGCTCGAAGAGCTGA
- a CDS encoding nucleotidyltransferase domain-containing protein, with the protein MPVRLKGRRRAAASAAQRVVVWARADPGVHAVIQVGSYARGTETMASDLDLVVIVDDPLVAAESADARGLFPRARVIARRRWGPVHEVRLRTSSGLLVELDFTPESWLELPLDAGTARVLGDGHLVLYDGGVASPMLRVVERHPRARPHGQSH; encoded by the coding sequence ATGCCGGTGCGGTTGAAGGGCCGGCGTCGCGCGGCGGCGTCGGCCGCACAACGCGTCGTGGTCTGGGCTCGTGCCGATCCTGGCGTTCACGCGGTGATTCAGGTGGGCTCGTATGCGCGCGGCACCGAGACGATGGCGAGCGACCTCGACCTCGTCGTGATCGTCGACGATCCCCTCGTTGCCGCGGAGAGCGCCGACGCGCGTGGGCTGTTTCCGCGGGCGCGTGTGATCGCCCGACGGCGATGGGGTCCGGTTCACGAGGTGCGGCTGCGGACATCATCCGGGCTGCTGGTGGAGCTGGACTTCACGCCGGAGTCCTGGCTTGAGCTGCCGCTCGACGCTGGCACGGCGCGGGTTCTCGGCGACGGTCACCTCGTCCTCTACGACGGGGGCGTCGCGAGTCCGATGCTGCGGGTGGTTGAACGCCACCCGCGGGCGCGCCCCCACGGTCAGAGCCACTGA
- a CDS encoding TetR/AcrR family transcriptional regulator — MKDEPQSRPYLGVTERRQQLLDAAVEVMVAEGAAALSLRSVAQRAGVAHRVVNYAFGSKASLVAALLQRESERLAARVWADPLPVDTLEVAVAAALGSFLAEVRSDPRRYERLAELTALARASDALVDAARAESEAYRRMIAERLELWCAQRSVSLASPQVVVSAIHAAADGLAEWWLTTRDDAQVEAVIAVLAGGFARVAATQ, encoded by the coding sequence GTGAAGGATGAACCGCAGTCGCGGCCCTACCTGGGTGTGACCGAGCGCAGGCAGCAGCTCCTGGATGCTGCCGTCGAGGTCATGGTCGCGGAGGGGGCAGCCGCTCTCTCGCTGCGCTCGGTCGCGCAGCGCGCCGGTGTCGCCCATCGCGTGGTCAACTACGCCTTCGGGTCGAAGGCGTCTCTCGTGGCCGCATTGCTCCAGCGGGAGTCGGAGCGTCTCGCGGCTCGTGTGTGGGCGGATCCGTTGCCGGTCGACACGCTCGAGGTGGCGGTGGCTGCGGCGCTGGGCTCGTTCCTGGCGGAGGTGCGCTCCGACCCGCGCAGGTACGAGCGCCTGGCTGAACTGACCGCTCTCGCCCGGGCGTCCGATGCCCTGGTGGATGCGGCTCGCGCGGAGTCCGAGGCGTACCGGCGGATGATCGCGGAGCGGCTCGAGCTCTGGTGCGCGCAGCGAAGCGTCAGCCTGGCGTCGCCGCAGGTGGTGGTCTCGGCGATCCACGCGGCAGCGGACGGGCTCGCGGAGTGGTGGCTCACGACGCGGGATGATGCTCAGGTCGAAGCGGTCATCGCGGTGCTCGCGGGCGGCTTCGCCCGCGTCGCCGCGACGCAGTAA
- a CDS encoding GNAT family N-acetyltransferase, producing MSNITVAPARAEELRPAAAILAEAFEHDPVLGVIVPQRDRRRERLTDLFEGTLSAGPYATGTVDLARDGDGELLGVAAWEGPEARRGAFGRLAQRLPLFVRSIGWMRLARAFGLLNRMEQYRPKAPHWYLAEIGVSARARGKGVGATLLATHLRALDAMRQNAYLESSTPDNRRLYRRLGFEELAPITGLPGAQPVAMLRRPAG from the coding sequence ATGTCGAACATCACCGTCGCTCCCGCCCGCGCCGAGGAACTGCGCCCCGCGGCCGCGATCCTCGCCGAGGCCTTCGAACACGACCCGGTTCTCGGGGTCATCGTGCCGCAGCGCGACCGCCGTCGGGAACGGCTGACGGATCTGTTCGAGGGCACGCTGAGCGCCGGTCCGTACGCGACAGGCACCGTCGACCTCGCCCGAGATGGCGACGGCGAGCTGCTGGGAGTCGCCGCGTGGGAAGGCCCCGAAGCACGCCGCGGAGCGTTCGGACGTCTCGCGCAGCGACTCCCCCTGTTCGTCCGCTCGATCGGATGGATGCGGCTCGCCCGCGCATTCGGACTGCTCAACCGGATGGAGCAGTACCGACCGAAGGCCCCGCACTGGTATCTGGCCGAGATCGGTGTCAGCGCCCGCGCCCGTGGGAAAGGCGTCGGGGCGACGCTGCTGGCCACGCATCTGCGCGCACTCGACGCGATGCGCCAGAACGCGTACCTCGAGTCATCGACTCCCGACAATCGGCGCCTCTATCGGCGGCTCGGTTTCGAGGAGCTCGCTCCCATCACGGGCCTGCCCGGAGCTCAGCCCGTCGCGATGCTGCGCCGCCCGGCCGGCTGA
- a CDS encoding AraC family transcriptional regulator has protein sequence MSATRTATVGPHLLRHLVSLADERGVSVDDALRRAGVDRESLDADSTRVSLSQMRLVVAAAGTALEDPALGLELGRRQPVTVLGTLGLAMLSAARIRDAIEVAVRFQLLAGSPVRWRLEQHERSLAVVAETYPGDAAVDRVLIDAAFAHFTRMIHDVSAGTARPERVDLARARPTDATVYERGLGAPVRFAAAHDAWWIGSRATELANPYADPWTFAATRAVLEAEAASVVDRRELVARISARIAAELPEVLPLTAHARAAAMSERTLRRRLADAGTSYGALIDEQRRRVTERLLAASALTLDEVAAATGFADARSLRRATRRWVGMSPTEWRRVSAGRAAQHRDGLSSGQARDGSELLETEPPIEAPIVGSR, from the coding sequence ATGAGCGCCACCCGGACGGCCACCGTCGGCCCTCACCTGCTCCGACATCTCGTGAGCCTCGCCGACGAGCGCGGCGTGAGCGTCGACGATGCCCTTCGTCGCGCGGGCGTGGACCGCGAATCTCTCGACGCGGACAGCACACGGGTGTCGCTGTCGCAGATGCGACTGGTCGTGGCGGCGGCGGGCACCGCGCTCGAGGACCCGGCGCTCGGACTCGAACTCGGACGACGACAGCCTGTCACCGTCCTCGGAACGCTGGGTCTGGCGATGCTCTCTGCCGCCCGCATCCGCGACGCGATCGAGGTCGCCGTACGGTTCCAGCTGCTGGCCGGGTCGCCGGTGCGGTGGCGTCTCGAACAGCACGAGCGCTCGCTCGCGGTCGTCGCGGAGACGTACCCCGGCGACGCGGCCGTGGATCGGGTGCTGATCGACGCCGCATTCGCGCACTTCACGCGCATGATCCATGACGTGTCGGCCGGCACCGCGCGTCCGGAGAGGGTTGATCTCGCGCGGGCGCGTCCCACGGATGCGACCGTCTACGAGCGCGGCTTGGGTGCGCCGGTGCGGTTCGCAGCCGCACACGATGCCTGGTGGATCGGTTCCCGGGCCACCGAACTGGCGAATCCGTATGCGGACCCATGGACGTTCGCCGCGACCCGCGCAGTGCTCGAGGCGGAGGCCGCATCCGTGGTGGATCGTCGAGAGCTGGTCGCGCGCATCTCCGCCCGCATCGCGGCCGAGCTGCCGGAGGTGCTTCCGCTCACAGCGCACGCGCGTGCCGCGGCCATGAGCGAGCGCACGCTCCGCCGGCGCCTCGCCGACGCCGGTACCTCGTACGGCGCACTCATCGACGAACAGCGACGCCGGGTGACGGAGCGGCTGCTCGCCGCATCCGCTCTGACGTTGGACGAGGTCGCCGCAGCGACCGGCTTCGCGGATGCGCGGTCGCTCCGGCGCGCGACCCGGCGATGGGTGGGGATGTCGCCGACCGAGTGGCGTCGCGTCTCAGCCGGCCGGGCGGCGCAGCATCGCGACGGGCTGAGCTCCGGGCAGGCCCGTGATGGGAGCGAGCTCCTCGAAACCGAGCCGCCGATAGAGGCGCCGATTGTCGGGAGTCGATGA